A stretch of the Massilia sp. W12 genome encodes the following:
- the flgB gene encoding flagellar basal body rod protein FlgB, whose amino-acid sequence MIGKLDQHFRYNESVLSLRSERQRVLASNIANADTPNYKARDFNFSEALSSAMSGPGPAALARTAPRHLQAQDVGPGGAPLLYRPEVQGAVDGNTVDMDVERTQFADNALRYEAAVTFVNSQIRGMLTAITGGQ is encoded by the coding sequence ATGATAGGCAAACTCGACCAACACTTCCGCTATAACGAATCAGTGCTGTCCTTGCGCTCAGAGCGGCAAAGGGTGCTGGCCAGCAATATCGCCAATGCGGACACGCCGAATTACAAGGCGCGCGATTTTAATTTCAGCGAGGCGCTCAGCAGCGCCATGTCCGGCCCGGGGCCGGCGGCCCTGGCGCGCACGGCGCCGCGTCATTTGCAGGCGCAGGATGTGGGGCCGGGCGGCGCGCCGCTGTTATACCGGCCTGAGGTGCAGGGCGCGGTCGATGGCAATACGGTGGATATGGATGTCGAGCGCACCCAGTTTGCCGACAATGCTTTGCGTTATGAGGCGGCGGTGACGTTTGTCAACAGCCAGATCCGTGGCATGCTGACAGCCATCACCGGCGGTCAATAA
- the flgC gene encoding flagellar basal body rod protein FlgC, which yields MSLFNIFNVAGSAMSAQAQRLNVVASNLANADSATSANGQPYRAKQVVFEAQAVDASNAQGVRVKQVVEDASLPKMVYDPKSPLADERGYVAMPNVNVVDEMVNMLSASRSYQNNVETFNAAKTMALKTLTIGQ from the coding sequence ATGTCACTCTTCAATATTTTTAACGTCGCCGGCAGCGCCATGAGCGCACAGGCGCAGCGCTTGAATGTGGTGGCCAGCAATCTGGCCAATGCTGATTCGGCCACCAGCGCAAACGGGCAGCCGTATCGCGCCAAACAGGTGGTGTTTGAGGCGCAGGCGGTGGACGCCAGCAATGCGCAAGGGGTGCGTGTAAAACAGGTGGTGGAAGATGCATCTCTGCCTAAAATGGTGTATGACCCGAAAAGCCCGCTGGCCGATGAACGCGGCTATGTGGCGATGCCGAATGTGAATGTGGTCGATGAAATGGTCAATATGCTGTCTGCCTCGCGCTCGTATCAAAATAATGTCGAGACATTCAACGCCGCCAAGACCATGGCCTTGAAAACCCTGACCATTGGTCAATGA
- a CDS encoding flagellar hook assembly protein FlgD, whose amino-acid sequence MANSINSVSDNLMQSMNPKSASAAKGTSAEEVQNRFLTLLVSQMKNQDPLSPMDNAQVTSQMAQLSTVTGIDKLNEAMKSLQDSYASTQSLQSASLIGHGVLTPGNQLVLDKGKAIFGVDIPEPADSVKVSIVNGSGQVLKSVDLGGQDVGVAPMTWDGFSDNGVQQSDGRYTIKVEAMIGDKKVESVQPLSFGMVSSITSGVQGVKVNVDGVGPVELSKVRQIL is encoded by the coding sequence ATGGCGAATTCCATCAATAGCGTGTCAGATAATCTGATGCAGAGTATGAATCCAAAGTCGGCCAGCGCCGCCAAGGGCACCAGTGCGGAAGAAGTGCAAAACCGCTTTCTGACCCTGTTGGTGTCGCAGATGAAAAATCAAGATCCCTTGAGCCCGATGGACAATGCGCAAGTCACCAGTCAGATGGCGCAATTATCCACCGTGACCGGGATTGATAAGCTCAATGAGGCCATGAAAAGCTTGCAGGATAGCTATGCTTCTACCCAGTCTTTGCAGTCCGCATCCCTGATCGGCCATGGCGTGCTGACGCCAGGCAATCAATTGGTGCTGGATAAGGGCAAGGCGATTTTCGGGGTGGATATCCCGGAGCCGGCGGACAGTGTCAAAGTGTCCATCGTCAATGGCTCGGGTCAGGTCTTGAAATCGGTCGATCTGGGCGGTCAGGATGTGGGTGTGGCGCCGATGACCTGGGATGGTTTCAGCGATAACGGGGTGCAGCAAAGCGATGGCCGCTACACCATCAAAGTCGAAGCGATGATCGGCGATAAAAAAGTCGAGAGCGTGCAACCCTTGAGTTTTGGCATGGTCAGCAGCATTACCTCCGGGGTGCAGGGGGTGAAGGTGAATGTGGATGGCGTGGGGCCGGTGGAACTGTCCAAGGTGCGGCAGATTCTGTAA
- a CDS encoding flagellar hook protein FlgE — translation MSFQQGLSGLNGAAKSLDVIGNNVANASTVGFKLSKAQFADVYASSLTGATGNQAGIGTKVVNIAQQFTQGNIGNSNNPLDIAINGGGFFRMTYNGTAQYSRNGQFQLDRNGYIVNAQGANLTGYMANALGVLSTGAPVSLQVNTADLPPKVTEKVAAVLNLDSRAQVPRDAPFSPDVPTSYNSATSVNIFDTLGNPHVMQTFYVKTGPSTWDVYATSDGIERSSLTVREAANDADRVVDPPPTPASIAAAVRALANATQADATAARTTADAARAAAVTPDQIAQAEALTQVAVRLERLATFQDNAADAGDAEAADPNATRASVISAVTIGTPANPLLAPPAPIARLVFTPLGALDTATKAGMPFRVDIPVHPPTGALSPISMEVDYSGTTQFGSNFSTNALKQDGYTSGRLSGFSTSSDGLMVARYTNGQSNVLAQLVLANFTNPNGLAPLGNNAWAETAASGAALVGVPNSASLGVLQASAVEDSNVDLTQELVEMITAQRVYQANAQTIKTQDSVLQTLVNLR, via the coding sequence ATGAGTTTCCAACAAGGTTTGAGTGGTCTGAATGGCGCAGCGAAATCGCTGGACGTGATTGGTAATAATGTGGCGAACGCCAGCACGGTCGGTTTCAAACTGTCCAAAGCCCAGTTTGCAGACGTGTACGCCAGCTCACTCACCGGCGCGACCGGCAATCAGGCCGGTATCGGCACCAAGGTGGTGAATATCGCCCAGCAATTCACGCAGGGCAATATCGGCAATTCCAACAACCCGCTCGACATCGCCATCAATGGCGGCGGTTTTTTCCGCATGACCTATAACGGCACGGCGCAATATTCGCGCAATGGCCAATTCCAGCTTGACCGCAATGGCTATATTGTGAATGCGCAAGGGGCGAATCTGACCGGGTATATGGCCAATGCGCTGGGCGTGCTGTCCACCGGCGCGCCGGTTTCGCTGCAAGTCAATACCGCCGACCTGCCGCCGAAAGTCACAGAAAAAGTCGCAGCGGTGCTGAATCTGGACTCGCGCGCACAAGTGCCGCGCGATGCGCCGTTCAGCCCGGACGTGCCGACCAGTTATAACAGCGCAACTTCGGTGAATATTTTCGATACGCTGGGCAATCCGCACGTGATGCAAACGTTTTATGTCAAAACCGGCCCCAGCACCTGGGATGTGTACGCCACCAGCGATGGGATTGAGCGCTCCAGTCTGACTGTGCGTGAAGCGGCGAATGACGCCGACCGCGTGGTCGACCCGCCCCCGACGCCGGCTTCGATCGCCGCTGCTGTGCGCGCATTGGCCAACGCCACCCAGGCCGACGCGACGGCGGCGCGCACTACAGCTGATGCGGCAAGAGCGGCAGCGGTGACGCCGGATCAAATCGCGCAAGCTGAAGCGCTGACGCAGGTGGCGGTGCGGCTCGAAAGGCTCGCCACCTTCCAGGATAATGCTGCTGATGCCGGCGATGCCGAAGCGGCGGACCCCAACGCCACCCGCGCATCGGTGATTTCCGCTGTCACCATCGGCACCCCGGCCAATCCGCTGTTAGCGCCGCCGGCCCCGATCGCGCGGCTGGTGTTTACTCCCCTGGGCGCGCTGGACACCGCGACCAAGGCCGGCATGCCGTTCCGCGTCGATATTCCGGTGCACCCGCCGACCGGCGCGTTAAGCCCGATTTCGATGGAAGTCGATTACTCCGGCACCACCCAATTCGGCTCCAATTTCAGCACCAACGCCTTAAAGCAGGATGGTTACACCTCGGGCCGCTTGTCAGGTTTTTCCACCAGCTCGGATGGCTTGATGGTGGCGCGCTATACCAATGGGCAATCGAATGTGCTGGCGCAATTGGTGTTGGCCAACTTCACCAACCCGAATGGCTTGGCGCCGCTGGGCAATAACGCCTGGGCCGAAACCGCTGCCTCCGGCGCGGCCCTGGTCGGCGTGCCCAACTCCGCCAGCCTGGGCGTGTTGCAAGCCTCGGCGGTGGAAGATTCCAATGTTGACTTGACCCAGGAACTGGTGGAAATGATTACCGCGCAACGGGTGTATCAGGCCAATGCGCAAACCATTAAGACCCAGGACTCTGTGCTGCAAACCCTGGTCAACCTGCGTTAA
- the flgF gene encoding flagellar basal-body rod protein FlgF → MDKLIYTAMTGARHILEKQATNSHNLANVSTNGFRAQLDSFRAVPVVSSGLPTRTMVVDSTVGSDFTPGAIQHTGRELDVALHGPGWIAVQMPDGSEAYTRHGALKVSENGLLQTASGLNVQGEGGPITITPEVSISIGRDGTISGIANGFKPGASTEMGRIKLVNPPPGELERGADGLFRLKNGQEAEVDPTVKIAGGALEGSNVNMIDCMVDMISIARQFETQMSLLKNAENNAAKAGQILSLN, encoded by the coding sequence ATGGACAAGCTGATTTATACCGCAATGACAGGCGCGCGCCATATTCTGGAAAAGCAAGCCACCAATTCGCACAATCTGGCGAATGTCTCCACCAACGGATTTCGCGCCCAGCTCGACAGCTTTCGCGCTGTGCCGGTGGTTTCCTCCGGTTTGCCGACCCGCACCATGGTGGTCGATTCCACCGTTGGCAGCGACTTCACGCCCGGCGCAATTCAACATACCGGGCGCGAACTCGATGTCGCCTTGCATGGGCCGGGCTGGATTGCGGTGCAAATGCCGGACGGCAGCGAAGCCTATACCCGGCACGGGGCCTTGAAAGTGAGTGAGAATGGTTTGCTGCAAACGGCATCCGGCTTGAATGTGCAAGGCGAGGGCGGGCCGATCACGATCACCCCGGAAGTTTCGATCAGTATTGGCCGCGACGGCACGATTTCCGGCATCGCGAACGGCTTCAAACCAGGCGCCTCGACCGAAATGGGGCGCATCAAACTGGTTAATCCGCCACCCGGGGAATTGGAGCGCGGCGCGGATGGCTTATTCCGCCTCAAAAACGGACAGGAAGCCGAAGTGGATCCCACTGTCAAAATCGCCGGCGGCGCGCTGGAAGGCTCGAATGTGAATATGATTGACTGCATGGTCGATATGATCAGCATAGCGCGCCAGTTTGAAACGCAAATGAGTTTGCTCAAAAACGCCGAGAATAACGCGGCAAAAGCCGGTCAGATCCTGAGTTTGAATTAA
- the flgG gene encoding flagellar basal-body rod protein FlgG: MIRSLWISKTGLDAQQTQLDVIANNLANVSTTGFKRSRAVFEDLLYQNLRQPGGQTSQQTSLPSGLQLGTGVRPVATERIQTQGNLQQTNNDKDVAINGAGFLQVSLPDGTLAYTRDGSFQTDANGQLVTASGYVVSPAITVPNNAQSLSIGRDGTVSITTAGSPTPTQIGSLQLATFINPAGLESKGENLYVETGASGAPNTNTPGTNGAGILIQGYIETSNVNVVEELVSMIQTQRAYEINSKAITTSDQMLQKLSQL; the protein is encoded by the coding sequence ATGATACGTTCGCTGTGGATTTCCAAAACCGGGTTGGATGCGCAACAAACCCAGCTCGATGTGATCGCCAATAATCTGGCGAATGTCTCGACCACCGGCTTTAAGCGTTCGCGCGCCGTGTTTGAAGATTTGCTGTATCAAAACCTGCGCCAGCCCGGCGGCCAAACCTCGCAACAAACCAGCCTGCCTTCCGGCTTGCAACTCGGCACCGGCGTGCGCCCGGTGGCGACCGAGCGCATTCAGACCCAGGGCAATTTGCAGCAGACCAATAACGACAAAGACGTGGCCATCAACGGGGCCGGTTTTTTGCAAGTCTCGCTGCCCGACGGCACGCTGGCTTACACCCGTGACGGCTCCTTCCAGACCGACGCCAACGGTCAGCTGGTGACCGCCAGCGGGTATGTGGTGTCGCCCGCGATCACGGTGCCCAATAATGCGCAAAGTTTGTCGATTGGCCGCGATGGCACGGTCTCAATCACCACCGCCGGCAGCCCGACCCCGACCCAGATCGGCAGCTTGCAACTGGCCACCTTCATCAATCCAGCCGGTTTGGAGAGCAAGGGCGAAAACCTGTATGTGGAAACCGGCGCATCCGGCGCCCCCAACACCAATACCCCGGGCACGAATGGGGCCGGGATCTTGATCCAGGGCTATATCGAAACCTCGAATGTGAATGTGGTGGAAGAACTGGTCAGCATGATCCAGACCCAGCGCGCCTATGAAATCAACAGCAAAGCGATCACCACCTCTGATCAAATGCTGCAAAAACTGTCGCAACTCTGA
- a CDS encoding flagellar basal body L-ring protein FlgH, with translation MKLLHYQALGLAVLLAGCAATPTSIISTPRTARPVSPEPVQALSGAIFQGTAYRPMFEDRRARMVGDSITITISESTSAIKSASSSGSKSGSAAVSVPTVTGFPLKTMQGARLTATTANKFEDKDTENASNTFTGTISATVIDVLPNGNLVVAGEKQLALDKGTEFIRVSGVISPDNIQPGNTIASSKVADARVEYRTNTQIDRASFTSMISRLFMSVLPF, from the coding sequence ATGAAACTGTTGCATTACCAAGCCCTCGGACTTGCCGTGTTATTGGCCGGCTGCGCCGCCACCCCGACCTCAATCATCAGCACGCCGCGCACCGCGCGCCCGGTTTCGCCAGAGCCGGTGCAGGCTTTAAGCGGCGCCATTTTCCAGGGCACGGCATACCGCCCGATGTTTGAAGACCGCCGCGCGCGCATGGTGGGCGACAGCATCACCATCACCATCAGCGAATCGACCTCGGCGATTAAATCCGCCTCCAGCAGCGGCAGCAAGAGCGGCAGCGCAGCGGTGTCCGTGCCGACTGTCACCGGCTTTCCGCTGAAAACCATGCAAGGCGCGCGCCTGACCGCCACCACCGCGAATAAATTTGAAGACAAAGACACCGAAAACGCCAGCAATACCTTCACCGGCACCATTTCCGCCACCGTGATCGACGTGCTGCCGAATGGCAATCTGGTGGTGGCCGGGGAAAAACAATTGGCCTTGGACAAGGGCACGGAATTCATCCGCGTATCAGGCGTGATCAGTCCGGATAATATCCAGCCCGGCAACACGATTGCATCTTCCAAAGTGGCCGATGCGCGGGTCGAATACCGCACCAATACGCAAATCGACCGGGCCAGCTTCACCTCCATGATTTCGCGCTTGTTTATGAGCGTCTTGCCATTTTGA
- a CDS encoding flagellar basal body P-ring protein FlgI: MAKFLLLIVLLALLTPAQAQSARNAQAKPEVVVESAPAQSGLRIKDLASIQGVRQNQLLGYGLVVGLDGSGDQTTQTPFTVQSVLSMLQQLGVNLPAGTSLQLKNVAAVTVTASLPPFAQPGQTLDVTVSSIGNAKSLRGGVLLMTPLKGADNHIYAMAQGQVVLSQVGAAPNGQKAPANHLSVGRVPDGATVERAVANNLGQNNQISLELLQSDFSTASRVVDKINAAYGSDIAYAQDGRVIKVRVPSSSDQRVAFLGALQNLRVEADTAAARVIINARTGSVVMNQAVTLEPCAISHGNLSLTVEPAPGSAAAASGEIKKEPGNVLAIKGGANLAEVVKALNAIGATPQDLLAILQAMKAAGSLKAELEVI; encoded by the coding sequence ATGGCTAAATTCCTGCTCCTGATTGTGCTGCTGGCGCTGCTTACCCCGGCCCAGGCGCAAAGCGCGCGCAACGCCCAAGCCAAGCCCGAGGTGGTGGTGGAAAGCGCGCCGGCGCAAAGCGGATTGCGCATCAAGGATTTGGCCAGCATCCAGGGCGTGCGGCAAAACCAGCTGCTCGGTTACGGCCTGGTAGTGGGGCTTGATGGCAGCGGCGACCAGACCACGCAAACCCCGTTCACAGTGCAAAGCGTCTTGTCGATGTTGCAGCAATTGGGCGTCAATCTGCCAGCGGGCACAAGCTTGCAGCTGAAAAACGTGGCGGCTGTGACCGTCACCGCCAGCCTGCCGCCATTCGCCCAGCCGGGGCAAACCCTGGATGTCACGGTGTCATCCATCGGCAACGCCAAAAGCCTGCGCGGCGGGGTCTTGTTAATGACCCCGCTCAAAGGCGCTGATAATCACATCTACGCCATGGCGCAAGGTCAGGTGGTGTTAAGCCAGGTCGGCGCCGCGCCGAACGGGCAAAAAGCGCCGGCTAACCATTTAAGCGTGGGCCGGGTGCCGGATGGCGCCACAGTCGAGCGCGCGGTGGCCAATAATCTGGGGCAAAACAATCAGATTTCGCTGGAATTGCTGCAAAGCGACTTTTCCACCGCCAGCCGGGTGGTGGATAAAATCAACGCCGCTTACGGTTCCGATATTGCCTACGCCCAGGATGGCCGGGTGATCAAGGTGCGCGTGCCATCTTCCAGCGATCAGCGGGTGGCGTTTCTTGGCGCCTTGCAAAATCTGCGGGTCGAAGCCGATACCGCCGCCGCCCGCGTGATCATCAACGCGCGCACCGGCTCGGTGGTGATGAACCAGGCGGTGACGCTGGAGCCGTGCGCAATTTCGCATGGCAATTTGAGTTTGACCGTCGAGCCGGCCCCCGGCAGCGCCGCCGCCGCCAGTGGCGAAATCAAAAAAGAGCCTGGCAATGTGCTGGCCATCAAAGGCGGGGCCAATCTGGCCGAAGTGGTGAAAGCCTTAAACGCCATCGGCGCCACGCCGCAAGATTTGTTAGCCATCTTGCAGGCGATGAAGGCCGCCGGTTCGCTCAAAGCCGAATTGGAAGTCATCTGA
- the flgJ gene encoding flagellar assembly peptidoglycan hydrolase FlgJ: MIKQPDISARLVQDSKSLDSLRHSAKQNPKEAAKSAAQQFEALFLNTMMKSMREAGKVEGGMFDNEQSKMFTGMLDQQLTQQMAKRGMGLAQVLEKQLTQQTAPPQSIKNGVAPEQLNNSMPAGPGLGGKLNNSMPAAPQNEAALKSNGMRAMQAPAALQLRGSVGDARQTLAAYDPAARPALANLATMEDMRGADSVQDLAEEIDDLIASRERNVAQFSNISPGVKTLLNENGAAIGSLKSMKNKAIAELGASTRSQPAHVRHFQSKLAGAAEEASRSTGIPPKFLLGQAALESGWGRREITGADGRASHNLFGIKAGKNWKGKVVEANTIEYINGKPQMRRERFRAYDSYSDAFRDYARLLSKNPRYENVLANAQDASSFARGLQRAGYATDPNYAAKLTRIIKNSLS; the protein is encoded by the coding sequence ATGATCAAGCAACCCGATATCAGCGCACGCTTGGTGCAAGACAGTAAAAGTCTGGACAGCCTGCGTCACAGCGCCAAGCAAAATCCGAAAGAGGCGGCGAAAAGTGCGGCCCAGCAATTCGAGGCGCTGTTCTTAAACACCATGATGAAGAGCATGCGCGAGGCCGGTAAAGTCGAAGGCGGCATGTTCGACAATGAGCAAAGCAAGATGTTTACCGGCATGCTGGATCAGCAATTGACGCAGCAGATGGCCAAACGCGGCATGGGCTTGGCCCAGGTGCTGGAAAAACAGCTGACTCAGCAAACCGCGCCGCCGCAATCGATTAAAAACGGCGTCGCGCCGGAACAGCTCAATAACAGCATGCCAGCCGGCCCCGGGCTTGGCGGCAAACTCAATAACAGCATGCCGGCTGCGCCGCAAAACGAAGCAGCGCTCAAAAGCAATGGCATGCGCGCCATGCAAGCGCCGGCTGCGCTGCAATTGCGCGGCAGTGTCGGCGATGCGCGCCAAACCCTGGCGGCATATGATCCCGCCGCCCGGCCTGCGCTGGCCAATCTGGCGACCATGGAAGATATGCGCGGCGCGGATTCGGTGCAGGATCTGGCCGAAGAGATTGATGATTTGATCGCCAGCCGCGAGCGCAATGTGGCGCAATTTTCCAATATCAGTCCCGGCGTCAAAACCCTGCTCAACGAAAACGGGGCGGCGATTGGATCATTGAAAAGCATGAAGAACAAGGCGATTGCCGAGCTTGGCGCCAGCACCCGCAGCCAGCCGGCGCATGTGCGGCATTTTCAAAGCAAGCTGGCCGGGGCTGCGGAGGAGGCCAGCCGCAGCACCGGCATTCCGCCCAAATTCCTGCTCGGCCAGGCCGCGCTGGAATCCGGCTGGGGCCGGCGCGAGATCACCGGCGCGGATGGGCGCGCCAGCCATAATCTGTTTGGCATCAAAGCCGGCAAAAACTGGAAAGGCAAGGTGGTGGAAGCCAACACCATCGAATACATCAACGGTAAGCCGCAAATGCGGCGCGAGCGCTTTCGCGCCTACGACTCTTATTCCGACGCCTTCCGCGACTATGCGCGCCTGTTGAGCAAAAATCCGCGCTATGAAAATGTGTTGGCCAATGCGCAGGACGCCAGCAGCTTTGCACGCGGCTTACAACGCGCGGGCTATGCCACTGACCCGAACTACGCGGCAAAACTGACCCGCATCATCAAGAATTCCTTGAGTTGA
- the flgK gene encoding flagellar hook-associated protein FlgK, with translation MPSNLISIAGTAIQAAQAGLNTTGHNIANSSTPGYNRQQVIQATAAAQYGGFGFVGGGTKIAEVKRIYNEFLSNQVTSASTSYSALNAYHSQITQVDNLLADQTAGLSPALQDFFKGVQDLASNPSSVASRQAILSTGDALASRFQGLNNRLSEIRESVDDQIVSSVSVINSIAQQIGKLNESIALLAADEFKPPNDLMDQRDKLVADLNKEIKATVITQTDATYTVSIGNGQPLVVGNNVFQLTPTVSNFDLSRVEVGYVTNGNISSMPESTLVGGRMGGLFEFRSRTLDPTQNALGRVAAGLASTFNAQHRLGQDLNGNLGGNFFNSASPVVSPNRLNIGNDAIVADITDATRLTISDYQIKYDGTNYQFLRLSDNAVLANTTLAAADTAARNEGFSLTLVAGTQPIRAGDSYLVQPTINGANGFSVAITDRSTIAAAAPIRTINGGANSGTGKISGGYVDSTYLPANGGSPIIAPAEVTLTYDATNNTLSGFPPTQDVTVTVNGVPTVNPAPVASITYAADALISFGGVNVSFTGQPANGDTFTIQQNLSGVGDNRNARLLGELQGKNTLENGTATYQGAYAQLVGQVGNTSREVQVNTTAQEEFLRQVREVEQAESGVNLDEEAGNLLRYQQAYQAAGKLMQIAAQVFESLIAAAR, from the coding sequence ATGCCATCCAACCTTATTTCCATTGCTGGCACCGCAATTCAGGCAGCGCAGGCTGGTTTGAACACCACCGGCCATAATATTGCGAACTCCAGCACGCCTGGCTACAACCGCCAGCAAGTGATTCAAGCCACCGCCGCCGCGCAATACGGCGGTTTTGGCTTTGTGGGTGGCGGCACCAAAATTGCGGAAGTAAAGCGGATTTACAATGAATTCCTGTCTAATCAGGTGACCAGCGCTTCCACTTCGTACAGCGCTTTAAATGCTTATCACAGTCAGATTACCCAGGTCGATAATCTGCTGGCGGATCAAACCGCCGGCCTTTCCCCGGCCTTGCAGGATTTTTTCAAAGGCGTGCAGGATCTGGCCTCCAACCCCTCATCGGTGGCTTCGCGGCAGGCGATTTTATCCACCGGCGACGCGCTCGCTTCACGTTTTCAGGGTTTGAACAACCGGCTTTCGGAAATCCGTGAGTCGGTGGATGATCAAATCGTCTCCAGCGTCTCAGTGATCAATTCGATCGCCCAGCAAATCGGCAAACTCAATGAATCGATCGCCTTGCTGGCCGCAGACGAATTCAAACCGCCGAATGATTTGATGGACCAGCGCGACAAACTGGTGGCTGACTTGAATAAGGAAATCAAGGCCACCGTGATCACCCAGACCGACGCCACCTACACCGTCTCGATCGGCAATGGCCAGCCGCTGGTGGTGGGGAATAATGTGTTCCAGCTGACTCCCACCGTATCCAACTTTGACTTGAGCCGGGTGGAAGTCGGTTATGTCACCAATGGCAATATCAGCTCAATGCCGGAGAGCACATTGGTGGGCGGGCGCATGGGCGGCTTGTTTGAATTCCGCTCACGCACCCTTGACCCGACCCAAAATGCCCTGGGCCGTGTGGCCGCAGGGCTGGCCTCGACGTTTAATGCGCAACACCGTCTCGGGCAGGACTTGAATGGCAATCTGGGCGGTAATTTCTTCAATTCCGCCAGCCCGGTGGTTTCGCCCAACCGTTTGAATATCGGCAATGACGCAATTGTCGCCGACATAACCGACGCCACCCGCCTGACCATCAGCGACTATCAAATCAAATACGACGGCACGAATTACCAATTCTTGCGCCTGTCAGACAATGCGGTGCTGGCCAACACCACTCTGGCGGCGGCGGACACAGCGGCGCGCAATGAAGGCTTCAGCCTGACCCTGGTGGCCGGCACCCAGCCGATTCGCGCCGGCGACAGCTATCTGGTGCAGCCCACTATTAACGGCGCCAATGGTTTTTCAGTGGCCATCACAGACCGCTCCACTATCGCCGCCGCCGCCCCGATCCGCACCATTAACGGCGGCGCCAACAGCGGCACCGGCAAAATTTCCGGCGGCTATGTGGACAGCACCTATCTGCCGGCGAATGGCGGCAGCCCGATCATCGCCCCGGCGGAAGTCACGCTGACCTACGATGCGACGAATAATACCCTGTCCGGTTTCCCCCCGACCCAGGACGTGACCGTGACCGTGAACGGGGTGCCGACAGTCAACCCCGCCCCGGTGGCCTCGATCACTTATGCCGCCGACGCCTTGATCAGTTTTGGCGGCGTGAATGTCAGCTTCACCGGACAGCCGGCGAATGGCGACACTTTCACGATTCAGCAAAATCTCTCCGGCGTGGGCGATAACCGCAATGCCCGCCTGCTGGGAGAATTGCAGGGTAAAAACACACTGGAAAACGGCACTGCCACGTATCAGGGCGCATACGCCCAGCTGGTCGGGCAGGTCGGCAACACCTCGCGCGAAGTGCAGGTCAACACCACCGCGCAAGAAGAATTTTTGCGCCAGGTGCGCGAAGTCGAACAGGCCGAATCCGGCGTCAATCTGGATGAGGAAGCGGGTAATCTGTTACGCTACCAGCAGGCTTACCAAGCCGCTGGCAAACTGATGCAGATTGCGGCGCAGGTATTTGAATCCCTGATAGCCGCCGCGCGTTAA